One window from the genome of Glycine soja cultivar W05 chromosome 12, ASM419377v2, whole genome shotgun sequence encodes:
- the LOC114379125 gene encoding uncharacterized protein LOC114379125: protein MGKTSSREWTRIYLIYGMDQWQTFVFLLCQAVLFSVLSILYLLYFNDISHTFQSLLSIASVPCSAARFAAGFMGSVTALSALCLFYAAANFFYSAVPLHSEMAQHIVDTVNDWPTVRQVLDLGCCGRGILLNAVAARLKKEGSSGRVIGLSGQNKTELAATLRAAKVEGVEEYVTCRTGDATTLPFLDDSFDAVVSGTFVHTVGWGHAADVAAAERGRVVAEVVRVLKEGGVGVVWDLVHVPEYVRRLQEMKMEDIRMSERVTAFMVSSHVVSFRKPTHHVHGPPEVRLDWRFC from the coding sequence ATGGGAAAAACATCAAGCAGAGAGTGGACACGGATCTACCTCATCTACGGAATGGATCAGTGGCAAACCTTCGTCTTCCTTCTATGTCAAGCGGTTCTCTTCTCAGTTCTCTCAATACTTTACCTTCTCTACTTCAATGACATCTCTCACACTTTCCAAAGCCTTCTCTCCATCGCCTCCGTGCCCTGCAGCGCCGCCCGCTTCGCCGCCGGGTTTATGGGCTCCGTCACGGCGCTCTCCGCGCTGTGCCTCTTCTACGCGGCGGCGAATTTCTTCTACTCGGCAGTGCCGCTCCATTCTGAGATGGCACAGCACATCGTGGACACAGTCAATGACTGGCCGACGGTGCGACAGGTGCTCGATCTCGGCTGCTGCGGTCGCGGCATTCTGCTGAATGCCGTGGCCGCCCGTcttaaaaaggaaggaagttcGGGTCGGGTGATCGGGTTAAGCGGCCAGAACAAGACAGAATTAGCGGCCACGCTTCGGGCTGCTAAGGTGGAGGGTGTGGAGGAATACGTAACGTGCCGGACAGGTGATGCCACGACGTTGCCGTTTTTAGACGACAGCTTCGATGCTGTTGTGTCCGGTACGTTCGTGCACACCGTGGGATGGGGGCACGCTGCCGATGTGGCGGCAGCGGAGAGGGGGAGGGTGGTGGCGGAGGTGGTGAGGGTGTTGAAGGAGGGTGGGGTTGGGGTTGTGTGGGACCTTGTGCACGTGCCAGAGTACGTGCGACGGTTACAAGAGATGAAGATGGAAGACATTAGAATGAGCGAGCGTGTGACGGCGTTCATGGTTAGCAGCCACGTCGTGTCCTTCAGGAAGCCCACTCACCACGTGCATGGCCCACCAGAGGTCAGGTTGGATTGGAGATTCTGCTGA